The Coleofasciculus chthonoplastes PCC 7420 genome contains the following window.
ATGTCTGTCTGTGGCAACGATAAATTTGTCGGCAAGTTGCTCTCCTTCCTTTATCGTAAATTCAATATTTTCCGAATCATCACGTCTGATTTTCCAGATATAATCCCCCATTAGAAATGTACGGTGAAAATCTTTTTCCAAAAACGCCGAAACAATATGATTTCCCATTCTGAATGCTTCTGATACAGGAATATCTATCGTCACAAGTAACTTAAAGTCTTGCCATCGATAGCTATTCATAGCCGCTACCCAAAATACAATCAATCCATCGCTGGCAAACTCAATTTTGAGAGCGGATTCGTGCGAGTTTACCTCTTTGGCTAGATTAAACGCTGCCGTTGAAAATAAGTTCGCGTCTTTCCATTCTCGCCAACATGACCGATGTACAAACCTTCTTGCTAACTGTGCCAGGGAGCTTGAGACCTTTGGATGAATATAAGGGAGTTGTGCTGCATCATAACGATTATCAATTACCTGATCGCAGATCGCACATTTTGTTACATTTTGAATAAAAAATGGCATAGTTCCATCCTCTTAAGTTTCTGGTTTGACCCATCCACTGTACTTAAGTTCCCTGACGATTCTTGCCACACTACATGAAGGTGTATCCCTGGTGAAACGGTAGACTGTTCCATCAACTGTGACCATATAGCTGTAACGTTGATTCAAGTACACTAAAGCGTTTACATCATCCTCAGAGATGAATTTTGCCATTCCAGTGCCATGATCATCAGGGTGTGAGTGCATTAGTAGTATAGCAATCCTATTTAGGTTGTGGCAATTTTCAAAAATGAAACCCTTGCTATACCTGGCTTTCGAGCTTTTCGCTTGTTGCATCCTATTTAGGATTGCTATATTTTAGTGTTAGGTGGTAGCTCTCCTCCTTTGTAAGAACCCATATTAATCAGAACTCTTCTGTTATCTGTTAATATAACAATTGCGTATTCGTATCCTGTTAAGGCTGTAAGTGCTGCCAGATCTGTTGCTGTAACCTCGCGCTTGCCTACCTCAGCCAATCCTATACCAAAATCATCCTGAGCGGCTAGTCGAGCTAAAAAATCCTGCCAGCGTTGAGTAATTTCACCTTGTCGTATGCGGACGAATTCTGAGGGATTCTCTGCAACACCCGATGCAACACGAACTCCTTTTTTACCTACCTGGCTATAGGTAAAAGCCCTTTTTATCATAGATTATCTCCTGTCTAGAGATTGTGTACTAATTTACTTGTACAGGAGATATGGAAGCAATTATTGTGTATGATCACGTACCTCACATAAATTGGTGGAGGCAAAAGTGATTTCGGTTGTTTAATCGGGGTCTTTTCGTGACTTGCGATCGCACTCGTGCTAAGTTAATCCTCAATCCTCCACAGCAATACCCGCCGAAATTCTCGCCCCTGTGTCGCTAAAGCTCAAATTTCGCCGTTGGTTTGCATCTGATGAACTTTATCGGCTAATTCCTGGGTTCGCTTTCTAATGAACACTTCGCCTAAATGGTAACATTTCAAGATTCGTTACAGTTGCCTCTTCTGTTTAAGCAAGGCTTGACACGCTTAAGCGCATTTAGATACGTTTAAGTTCAAGGCAAATAGTCGTGTTCTCAAGGACTAGGTAAATCTTTGAACCCGTTTTAACGGGTTTAAGCTTTTAGCCCGAACTTTAGTTCAGGGCTTTCAGGGCTTCATTCTCAAACATCATCAGATTGCGATCGCGGATTGTCTTTAGCCGAAACTTGCATCGGACCAAATTCATCTGGCAAATCCTCAATCGAGACGCCCAACTCCCGACATAACGCTTTGACTTGGGGAATCGTCGGTCGAGGAGTCGCCTCACCTGTCTCCCAGCGCACATAGGTTCGCAACGGAATGCGACACTGTCTAGCTAACTCCTCTTGAGTTAAATTGAGTCGTTCTCTGAGTATCTTTAATGGAGATTCAGCTTCTTTTGACTGTTTTTTGGTCATAGCGTTGCTTTTTGTCACGCCAACATGTCATCTTGACAAAAGCCATGTAAACGTGACACGATAACATGTGATGACAACAGAAAAGACCAGACGATTGAAACAGTTGCGTCAAGATAGGGCGTGGCTGGCTGGTCTTTCCTTCTCAGTGTCTCATCTTAATCAAAGATTCGCCGAAAAAATCCCAAGTGACCGAAATTCATCGCGTCGCCACGGATATTGCTGCCATCAATCAACAGGGTAAGCCATCATGACACCTTTATTTCGCCGTCTCCAACCCGCCCAGAAATTCCGGATCAGCCCTAGCAGTATCGCCCGACTCCTGAAAATCCCCAGACATCTGATTGTGCGTGTGGAATCCTGGGCATATATTGTTTTTGTTCATCGCCGCGACAAAGGTGGACAATTCATCAGTTATCGCCGACTACGCCAATGGTTCAACGCCATCGCCTGCAAAATTCAACACTGCACCACCTGCCCACAACTGCGACAATTGTGGCTGGCGATTGAACGCGATCGCAAACGGCACAATCAGCAATACAATGACCAAGATGCCGCGTTATTATCCAATTTTTGGACGCGGTGCTGGTATACACTCAGTATTGACATCCTCACCACGCCACCTTTAGAAGTAGCGTTAAGGTGCGTTACGCTGCGCTAACACACCCTACCACCTACCACCCTACCTTTAGATTTTTTTACATTCCTTAATATAATTCGGTTTATTTATGTCCGACTACTTATACAGTAGGGCATCAGTAATAGACCGATGACATCTAATCAAGGATAAACCCATGACATCTAATAACGGCTGGCAATTTTGGATTGATCGCGGCGGCACATTTACCGATATTGTGGCGCGTCGCCCCGATGGACAATTGGTGATTCACAAGTTACTCTCGGAAAATCCCGATCGCTATACCGATGCACCAGTGCAGGGAATTCGCGAATTGATGGGACTTTCCGCCGATGCAGCGATTCCCACCGAACAGATTGACGCCGTGAAAATGGGGACAACCGTAGCCACAAATGCGTTACTGGAGAGAAAAGGCGATCGCACTGTTTTAATGATCACCAAAGGCTTCCGTGATGCCCTCCGCATCGGCTATCAAAACCGCCCCGATATATTTGCCCGTGAGATTATCTTGCCAGAAATGCTTTACGAACGGGTGATTGAAGTCGAGGAACGTTACAGCGCCCACGGGGATGAATTAATTCCGGTACAGATAGACGCCACTCGCCAAGCGTTACAAGCCGCTTATGATAACGGAATTCGCAGTTGTGCGATCGTCTTAATGCATGGCTATCGCTATCCGGGGCACGAACAGGAACTTGCCCACTTAGCGAGTGCGATCGGGTTTACTCAAATTTCAGTTTCCCATGACGTCACACCATTGATGAAAATAGTAAGTCGGGGTGACACTACCGTTGTTGATGCCTATTTATCGCCCATTTTGCGGCGGTATGTTAACCAAGTTTCCAGTCAGTTAGCGGGAGATATCAACAATCCACAATCCACAATCCACAATCCACAATCGATCCGATTAATGTTCATGCAATCCAATGGTGGACTCACAGACGCCCGCACATTTCAGGGAAAAGACAGTATTTTATCGGGTCCGGCGGGAGGTATTGTCGGGGCAGTACAAACCAGTCAATTAGCCGGATTTGATCAGATTATTAGTTTTGATATGGGCGGAACCTCTACCGATGTCGCCCATTACAACGGTGAATACGAACGTACCTTTGAAACCGAGATTGCAGGCGTCCGATTACGCACCCCCATGATGTCTATTCACACCGTAGCGGCGGGTGGCGGTTCAATCGTGAAATTTGATGGGGCGCGGTATCGCGTTGGACCAGAATCGGCGGGGGCAAATCCGGGTCCGGCTTCGTATTCTAAGGGAGGTCCATTAACAGTAACCGATTGCAATGTCATGGTGGGGAAATTACAGCCAGAGTTCTTTCCTAAAGTCTTTGGAATTGATGGCAATTTACCCTTAAATGACCAGGTGGTGCGAGAGAAATTTAGTCAATTGGCGGCAGATATTGGGGATAAGCGCACACCAGAAGCCGTCGCCGCCGGATTTTTAGCCATTGCTGTGGAAAAAATGGCAAATGCGATTAAAAAAATATCCTTACAACGAGGTTATGATGTATCCAACTATACCTTGTGTTGCTTTGGCGGCGCTGGCGGACAACATGCCTGTTTAATTGCTGATGCGTTGGGAATGAAACAGGTATTTCTTCATCCCTATGCGGGGGTATTATCGGCTTATGGGATGGGATTGGCAGATGTGCGGACATTGCGGGAACGTTCGGTGGAAGCAAAATTAACGGAGAAATTACTATCGGTAGGGACACCAGATATTGCCCCCTTGGAGGAAATATTCACCGACTTAATAGCCAGTGGCAAAGAAGAAATTGCGACGACTCAGATAGGAGAATCCACGTCAATTGATAGTCAAGTCATCCGCAAAGTGCATTTGAAATATCAGGGGACAGATTCACCATTAATTATCGATTTCGGTAGCGTGGCTGAAATGCGGCAGCAATTTGAAGAGGCGCATCGGCAACGATATGGTTTTATTGTTGAAGAGAAAGCCCTAATTGTGGACTCGGTATCGGTGGAAGTCATCCAGCCAATGGATGTGCCAGAAGAACCCATGATTCAACGTCACCGATCAGAACCGCCGCAACCTGTCGCTAAAGTGCAGATGTATACCGCCGATGCATGGCACGAAACCCCTGTATTTAAGCGAGACGAGTTACAACCGGGAGACTCTATTCCCGCACCTGCATTAATTATTGAAACAACGGGAACAAATGTCATTGAACCGGGTTGGCAAGCCGAAGTAACCGAACGGAATCATTTAATTTTAAAGAAAACGCAGCAATCAAAAGTCAACAATCAACCATCAACAATCGACAATCAACAAACAAACCTTTCCCACCCTGATCCGGTTACTCTGGAAATCTTTAATAATCTATTCCGTTCCATTGCCGAACAAATGGGAACCACACTGCAAAACACCAGCTACTCGGTCAATATCAAAGAACGGTTAGACTTTTCCTGTGCTATTTTTGACGGACAAGGACAACTCGTTGCCAATGCCCCTCATATCCCTGTACATTTGGGTTCCATGAGTGAAAGCGTTCGCAGTTTAATTGAGGCGTATGGCGATAGTCTCAAACCGGGAGATGTTTATGCGATTAATAATCCCTATAACGGTGGGACACACTTACCTGATGTCACGGTAATTACCCCAGTTTTTTTGGACGAAAGTGGGATTACCGATACGATTGATCAAACGAGTAAATCTTCGACACAACCCACAACAAATCAAAATCAACCCCCCTTTCAAAGGGGGACAAGGGGGGATAAAAATCCGTCACCCTTATTCTACGTTGCTTCACGGGGACACCATGCGGACATTGGTGGGATTACCCCCGGTTCTATGCCCCCAGATAGTACAACCGTAGACGAAGAAGGGGTATTACTCGATAATTTTAAGGTAGTAGAATCCGGACGTTTCCGCGAAAAAGAATTATCCGAATTACTCCTATCTGGCACATATCCAGTGCGAAATATTACCCAAAATATCGCCGACTTACAAGCCCAAATTGCTGCCAATGAAAAAGGCGTGCAAGAGTTGCGGCGGATGGTGAAACAGTCGGGATTAGATACCGTACAAGCCTATATGGGACACGTCCAGAATAATGCCGAAGAGTCGGTGCGACGGGTGATTGATGTGCTGAAAAATGGCAATTTTACCTATAACTTAGATACAGGCGGACAGATTAAAGTTGCCATTCGTATTGACCGAGAAAATCGCCGCGCCACGATTGATTTTACCGGGACATCGGCACAGTTATCCAATAACTTTAATGCCCCGGCTGCGGTGTGTAAAGCGGCGGTTCTCTATGTCTTCCGTACATTAGTGGATGATGATATTCCATTGAACGCTGGATGTCTTAAACCCCTAGATATTATTATTCCCGAAGGCTGTCTATTAAATCCCCGTTATCCGGCGGCGGTTGTGGCGGGGAATGTGGAAACATCTCAGGTGATTACCGATGCGCTATATGGGGCGTTGGGGGTAATGGCAGCATCTCAAGGGACGATGAATAATTTTACCTTTGGCAATGAAAATTATCAATATTATGAAACCATTTGTGGTGGTTCTGGTGCTGGAATAGAGTTTAATGGGGCAGATGCAGTACATACCCACATGACCAATTCTCGTTTAACCGACCCAGAAGTTTTAGAATGGCGGTTTCCGGTGGTATTAGAACAGTTTGGCATTCGTGGAAATAGTGGTGGAAAGGGGAAACAGTGTGGGGGTAATGGTGTAATTCGGCGGATGCGGTTTTTGCAACCCATGACAGCCGCAATATTATCAGGACATCGAGTTGTTGCACCCTTTGGATTACAGGGGGGTGAAGCGGGTGCTGTGGGTAAGAATTATGTGGAACGTCAGGATGGAACGGTTGAGGAATTAGGAAATACAGCGGTTGTGGAAATGGATGCGGGAGATGTGTTTGTGATTGAGACGCCTGGGGGTGGAGGATTTGGTAGTTCATTCAGAACCACCAAATCGTAGGGGCGCACGCTCCGCGCGTTGGTGTCAACTTAAGGTGAAATCTCGTCAGCTTAACCTTTAACCCCCCTTAATCCCCCGTGCAACAAAAGCGAAGCATCCTCTGTCCTCCCGAATGAGGGGGGTTGGGGAAATCAAAGCCATTTGATTTTCTTGTTTCATCCCGGTTCCCTCTTGGTTCCCTCCCCTTTATAGCAACCGCCATGGCTGTTAGGACACATCATTTATGTAGAGACGCGCCATGGCGCGTCTCTACAATGGTGCTCATACATCTATTTCCCGTACTCTGTAAGATGAGTTTGAACCGAGTATTATCAGTTATTCCCGGAGCAAAAATCCCATTACCAGAAAGTTTGCCCTCAGCGCGGTATTCTTTGTAAACAGTAACGGGTCTTTCCAATTGACTACCGAGGGAACTACGAAAATGAGTCACAGTTGGGGGATAGGAGAAGGACAGATTTCCGGTTCGCCCTTGGTCATCAGTGAACTGGAAATTCCAATTTCTGCCATTGGTCGATCGTGATATGCCAGTTTTCGTGCAAAATAGCTGCGATTGTAATGCGGACGATAATTCAGCTTTGTCAGAAAATTGATCTCCTTGGAAATAG
Protein-coding sequences here:
- a CDS encoding helix-turn-helix transcriptional regulator, yielding MTKKQSKEAESPLKILRERLNLTQEELARQCRIPLRTYVRWETGEATPRPTIPQVKALCRELGVSIEDLPDEFGPMQVSAKDNPRSQSDDV
- a CDS encoding hydantoinase B/oxoprolinase family protein, with protein sequence MTSNNGWQFWIDRGGTFTDIVARRPDGQLVIHKLLSENPDRYTDAPVQGIRELMGLSADAAIPTEQIDAVKMGTTVATNALLERKGDRTVLMITKGFRDALRIGYQNRPDIFAREIILPEMLYERVIEVEERYSAHGDELIPVQIDATRQALQAAYDNGIRSCAIVLMHGYRYPGHEQELAHLASAIGFTQISVSHDVTPLMKIVSRGDTTVVDAYLSPILRRYVNQVSSQLAGDINNPQSTIHNPQSIRLMFMQSNGGLTDARTFQGKDSILSGPAGGIVGAVQTSQLAGFDQIISFDMGGTSTDVAHYNGEYERTFETEIAGVRLRTPMMSIHTVAAGGGSIVKFDGARYRVGPESAGANPGPASYSKGGPLTVTDCNVMVGKLQPEFFPKVFGIDGNLPLNDQVVREKFSQLAADIGDKRTPEAVAAGFLAIAVEKMANAIKKISLQRGYDVSNYTLCCFGGAGGQHACLIADALGMKQVFLHPYAGVLSAYGMGLADVRTLRERSVEAKLTEKLLSVGTPDIAPLEEIFTDLIASGKEEIATTQIGESTSIDSQVIRKVHLKYQGTDSPLIIDFGSVAEMRQQFEEAHRQRYGFIVEEKALIVDSVSVEVIQPMDVPEEPMIQRHRSEPPQPVAKVQMYTADAWHETPVFKRDELQPGDSIPAPALIIETTGTNVIEPGWQAEVTERNHLILKKTQQSKVNNQPSTIDNQQTNLSHPDPVTLEIFNNLFRSIAEQMGTTLQNTSYSVNIKERLDFSCAIFDGQGQLVANAPHIPVHLGSMSESVRSLIEAYGDSLKPGDVYAINNPYNGGTHLPDVTVITPVFLDESGITDTIDQTSKSSTQPTTNQNQPPFQRGTRGDKNPSPLFYVASRGHHADIGGITPGSMPPDSTTVDEEGVLLDNFKVVESGRFREKELSELLLSGTYPVRNITQNIADLQAQIAANEKGVQELRRMVKQSGLDTVQAYMGHVQNNAEESVRRVIDVLKNGNFTYNLDTGGQIKVAIRIDRENRRATIDFTGTSAQLSNNFNAPAAVCKAAVLYVFRTLVDDDIPLNAGCLKPLDIIIPEGCLLNPRYPAAVVAGNVETSQVITDALYGALGVMAASQGTMNNFTFGNENYQYYETICGGSGAGIEFNGADAVHTHMTNSRLTDPEVLEWRFPVVLEQFGIRGNSGGKGKQCGGNGVIRRMRFLQPMTAAILSGHRVVAPFGLQGGEAGAVGKNYVERQDGTVEELGNTAVVEMDAGDVFVIETPGGGGFGSSFRTTKS